The DNA segment CACCATCATGCTCAATTACATTGCGTTCAACTTACTGCAATACGCAGTGCACGGGCCGCTTAAAGATCCCCACGGTTTTAACTTTCCCGAATCGGCGATGTTCGCGGATGCAGCGCGGTTGCCTATTTTGTGGGAAGAAACCCGAGTCCATCTTGGAATAATACTCGCGTTGATTTCCAGTGCCGGTGTGTGGGTGTTGCTCAGTAAAAGTTTTATGGGGTACCAGATTCAAGTGCTGGGAAATGATGAGCGTGCTGCCCGTATGGCGGGTTACAAGCAAAAACGCCTGGTCTGGTTCGCATTGCTGCTAAGTGGTGGCCTGGCCGGGCTTGCCGGAGTGGGTGAAGTAGCCGGACCGATCGGCCAACTGGTTCCGCAAATCTCTCCCGGCTATGGTTATGCTGCAATTATTGTCGCGTTTCTGGGGCGACTGCATCCGATCGGCGTGGTGTTGGCCAGCGTGTTGATGGCATTGCTTTATATGGGCGGAGAGATGGTGCAGATCGAATTGAATCTGCCTTTGGCGTTGACCGGAATGTTTCAGGGTATGTTGCTGTTTTATCTGCTGGCCTGCGATATGTTGATTCAATACCGCTTACGCTGGGTATCACCAAACGTGGGCAACCTGGCTACTGCTTCAGATTGAAAAGGGGAATCGCGTGGATCTGGATCTGATAAATAATGTTATGCAGGCGGCGGTGCGCACAGGCACGCCATTGTTGCTGGTGGCGCTGGGCGAAACGGTTGCAGAAAAAAGTGGCGTGCTGAACCTGGGCCAGGAAGGCATGATGTTGGTGGGAGCGGTCATGGGCTTTATTGTCACTCTGACTACAGGTAGTTTATTTTTGGGTTTTGTGTGTGCCATTCTGGCGGGCATTGTTATGTCGATGCTGTTTGGATTGCTGACGCTGAAATTGAACTCAAATCAGTACGCCACCGGATTAGCACTGACTATTTTCGGAACCGGGCTATCTGCCTTCATTGGTGCCGGATACGTGGGTAAGCCCGTTGTTGGACTGGAACCCTTTGCTATTCCTCTGCTAAATGAGATTCCGGTGATCGGCAAAGCTTTTTTCCAGCAGGATCTGATTGTTTACGGCTCATTTTTTCTGACGGCTTTTTTGATGTGGTTTTTCAGCGGTTCCCGCGCCGGGTTAATTGTGAAAGCCGTAGGCGAGAGTCCGGATTCTGCCAATGCAATCGGATTGCCGGTGCTGCGCACGCGTTTTTTAGCGGTGGCTTTTGGTGGCGCAATGGCGGGTCTGGCCGGAGGCTATTTGTCGTTGGCTTACACTCCGTTATGGGCAGAAAATATGAGTGCCGGTCGCGGTTGGATTGCGTTGGCGTTGGTGGTGTTCGCCAGTTGGCGCATCGGTCGGGTTATCTTGGGTGCGTATTTGTTTGGCTTGGCGAGCATTCTGCACCTGGTTGCGCAAGGGGTGGGCATTTCAGTATCCCCTAATCTGTTAGCCATGCTGCCGTACGTCGCGACCATTGTGGTGCTGGTAATGCTTTCCAGTAATGCCGCCCGCAATCGCTTATACGCGCCGGTGTCGTTAGGGCAACCGTTTTATAAAACCGGTTAGGCTTTCCTGACGTTTTAATTACCGCTTTACCGATAGGGCCGTGACCGATGACACGACTTTGGATTAAGCAACCCCTGGACCTGCTTTGCGATGAAGACGGTGTCACCGGTCTGGTCGTCGAAGGGGGGTGTATCAGCGAATTGCTGACCCACGATAAGCCACCCGCGCAGCCCTGTGACGTCACCTTTGACGCCCGTGAACACGTGGTGGTGCCGGGTCTGGTTAATTGCCATCATCATTTCTATCAAACCCTGACACGGGCACTACCGGCGGCGCTCAACCAGGAATTGTTTTCCTGGTTGAAAAACTTATATCCGGTTTGGGCTGGTCTGACTCCGTCGATGATTTCCCTTTCCAGTGAGTTGGCGCTGGCAGAGTTGATGCTGTCCGGATGTACACTGGCTGCCGATCACCACTATTTATTTCCGCAGGGCCTGGAAAGCGCCATTGATCTGCAGGTGGCGGCGGCGCAGAAACTCGGTATCCGGGTGGTGCTTACCCGTGGCTCCATGAGCCTGGGCGAAAAGGACGGCGGCTTGCCGCCGCAAACAGTGGTACAAACGGAACAAACCATTTTGGATGACAGTGAGCGATTAATCCGGACTCATCATCAAACCGGTGACGGCGCGATGGTGCAGATGGCCTTAGCGCCTTGTTCTCCGTTTTCTGTGACCACCGAAATCATGCGCGCCAGCGCTGATCTGGCGGCCCAATATCAAGTGGGGCTGCACACCCATCTGGCGGAAACCCTGGACGAAGAAGCATTCTGCCTGCAGCAATTCGGCCTGCGTACGGTGGATTATCTGGATTCGGTCAATTGGCTGCGTCCGGGCACCTGGTTAGCCCATGGCATTCACTTTAATGACGAGGAAATCGCCCGGCTGGGGGCTGCCAAAGTGGGCGTGTGCCACTGCCCCTGTTCCAATATGGTGTTGGCATCGGGTATTTGTCGTGCCTGTGAATTGGAAGCGGCCGGTTGTCCGGTGGGTTTGGGTGTGGATGGATCGGCCTCGAATGATGGTTCCAATATGGTGGGTGAAGTACGTCAGGCCATGATGTTACAGCGGTTGCGTTATGGGGCCGCTGCGGTCAGTCATTTGGATGCCTGGCGGTGGGCCACCCAGGGCGGAGCCGCCGTATTGGGGCGCAGTGATACCGGTCGTATCGCGGCCGGATTACAGGCTGATCTGGCGCTATTCAAAATGGATGAGCTGCGGTTTTCCGGTAGCCACGAACCCCTGGCGGCACTGCTGTTATGTGGTGCCCAGAAAGCGGATCGGGTGATGGTGGGTGGCGAGTGGACCGTGATTGACGGAGAAATTCCGGGTCTGGACCGGCATAAACTGATGGCCGATCATTGGCAGGCCGCGCGCACTTTGGCCGACCGCTGATCCGGCTTTAGTGCTTTAATCCCCTGCGCAGGCAGGCCAGCGTCAGGGCCCAGAATTCAGAGAAATCATTGACCACGACATCCGGTTGATGGGGGAAACGTTGGTTGCCGGGAAATATTTTATGCAGCCAGGTCTGATCCCATTGCGCGCCGTTGAAAAATACACTGGTGAAGAGTCCGGTTTTGGCGGCAATGACGTCGGTCGTACTATCCCCCACGTACCAGACATTTTTTCCCGGTTGAAACCCCATTTCAGCAGCGGCTTTAATCAGTTGGTCCGGATGGGGCTTGCGATTGGGGGTGTCGTCTCCGCACACCATCACATCGAACAGATTGGCCCAGGTGCCGGCTTCAACGGCTTTGACTTCGTGCTCGAAAAACTCACGATCGCGATTGGTAATCATGCCCACTTTAAGGCCGATGGCGCGTAAGCCCAATAATACTTGGCGCACCCCTGCTTCAAACGGCAACACGGTACCAAAGTGATTGCGATAATGCAGATTGAAAATCGAGTGCGCGACTTTTTTGGCTTCGAGATTCTCACCGAACAACACCTCGAAAATATCCGTGCGCGAGATTTTGCGGTCTGCTTTTATTTTCGGGTGCAGTTGCGCGTAGTTTTTAACGTACTCAACCAACTTGGCGTCATCCGGTGATTTACTCAGTTTGGAATCCACCAGTTGTTCCAGCAACCCGGTTTTCTTCAATTCCGGCAGCATATCGTCCACCGCGTGATACATCGCGTCCAGTGTGTCGACCAAGGTGGCATGCCAGTCAAACAGAATTAAGTCGGGCAACGTTAAGCTGGCAACCGATGGATGCCAATCGGGTTCAATGTGTTGCAATGGAGGTTGTGGCGGCGGGAAATAGGGCGGGCGTGCTTTTTCGACAATTTTTGGAAACGCAGTAGGGGCATTTTCCTGCACTTCCTGCAACAAATCCATTAATTCGTCCAGGCTGTTGATGATGGCATCGGGCCGGGCTTTCGGATTGGCAGAGAATAATTCTTGCAGGTAATCCTGATCCCAGCAGCCACCGTTATAAAAAATGGCGGTGACATCCGCATTGCGCGCGGTCACCATGTCCTGATAGCTGTCGCCCACATACCAGGTCTCGGGCCGCGGATAGGTATCTATTTGTGCCAACGTATAACGAATGATTTGAGGATCGGGTTTATACAGGGTGACTTCATCGGCACAGGTGGTGATGTCAATCAACCGCGGCCAGGAGCCATCGTCTACCGTTCGTACTTCATGATCGAAAAATTCCCGGCTGCGATTGGTTGCTACGCCGATGGTGAGGCCCAGCCGCTTCAGGGCAAACAGATACTCCCGAACACCTTCCTGAAATGGTTT comes from the Ketobacter sp. MCCC 1A13808 genome and includes:
- a CDS encoding ABC transporter permease, with the translated sequence MDLDLINNVMQAAVRTGTPLLLVALGETVAEKSGVLNLGQEGMMLVGAVMGFIVTLTTGSLFLGFVCAILAGIVMSMLFGLLTLKLNSNQYATGLALTIFGTGLSAFIGAGYVGKPVVGLEPFAIPLLNEIPVIGKAFFQQDLIVYGSFFLTAFLMWFFSGSRAGLIVKAVGESPDSANAIGLPVLRTRFLAVAFGGAMAGLAGGYLSLAYTPLWAENMSAGRGWIALALVVFASWRIGRVILGAYLFGLASILHLVAQGVGISVSPNLLAMLPYVATIVVLVMLSSNAARNRLYAPVSLGQPFYKTG
- a CDS encoding ABC transporter permease gives rise to the protein MLKMERRQSSSAWMPYVSPLLAGVLTLISGAIVFSVLGQPPLYALKTFLITPVADSYGIAELCVKAGPILLCALGLSVAYRANVWNIGAEGQLLMGGLAGSALAVQFTDSDSVLLLPMVLICGMAAGLLWAGIAALLKTQFNTNEILTTIMLNYIAFNLLQYAVHGPLKDPHGFNFPESAMFADAARLPILWEETRVHLGIILALISSAGVWVLLSKSFMGYQIQVLGNDERAARMAGYKQKRLVWFALLLSGGLAGLAGVGEVAGPIGQLVPQISPGYGYAAIIVAFLGRLHPIGVVLASVLMALLYMGGEMVQIELNLPLALTGMFQGMLLFYLLACDMLIQYRLRWVSPNVGNLATASD
- a CDS encoding HAD family hydrolase, with the protein product MKNVPLLPTPKTILFDWHGTLVDTQDAMITALTDTLQKIEELGLVERLLPESECKTKDDIKLVRYIRLFRKLHPKILLERRVSRTEIFNAIFGDDEEAKALAHRAYNKNYRTYFGKVKPFQEGVREYLFALKRLGLTIGVATNRSREFFDHEVRTVDDGSWPRLIDITTCADEVTLYKPDPQIIRYTLAQIDTYPRPETWYVGDSYQDMVTARNADVTAIFYNGGCWDQDYLQELFSANPKARPDAIINSLDELMDLLQEVQENAPTAFPKIVEKARPPYFPPPQPPLQHIEPDWHPSVASLTLPDLILFDWHATLVDTLDAMYHAVDDMLPELKKTGLLEQLVDSKLSKSPDDAKLVEYVKNYAQLHPKIKADRKISRTDIFEVLFGENLEAKKVAHSIFNLHYRNHFGTVLPFEAGVRQVLLGLRAIGLKVGMITNRDREFFEHEVKAVEAGTWANLFDVMVCGDDTPNRKPHPDQLIKAAAEMGFQPGKNVWYVGDSTTDVIAAKTGLFTSVFFNGAQWDQTWLHKIFPGNQRFPHQPDVVVNDFSEFWALTLACLRRGLKH
- a CDS encoding 8-oxoguanine deaminase, with product MTRLWIKQPLDLLCDEDGVTGLVVEGGCISELLTHDKPPAQPCDVTFDAREHVVVPGLVNCHHHFYQTLTRALPAALNQELFSWLKNLYPVWAGLTPSMISLSSELALAELMLSGCTLAADHHYLFPQGLESAIDLQVAAAQKLGIRVVLTRGSMSLGEKDGGLPPQTVVQTEQTILDDSERLIRTHHQTGDGAMVQMALAPCSPFSVTTEIMRASADLAAQYQVGLHTHLAETLDEEAFCLQQFGLRTVDYLDSVNWLRPGTWLAHGIHFNDEEIARLGAAKVGVCHCPCSNMVLASGICRACELEAAGCPVGLGVDGSASNDGSNMVGEVRQAMMLQRLRYGAAAVSHLDAWRWATQGGAAVLGRSDTGRIAAGLQADLALFKMDELRFSGSHEPLAALLLCGAQKADRVMVGGEWTVIDGEIPGLDRHKLMADHWQAARTLADR